From the Gasterosteus aculeatus chromosome 13, fGasAcu3.hap1.1, whole genome shotgun sequence genome, one window contains:
- the fam219ab gene encoding protein FAM219A, protein MMEEIDRFQVPSAVQEAEMQAEMQPLDPASSTASEADSDTREVEPVTINYKPSPLQRKIEKQRELARKGSLKNSNAVGSPVNQQPKKNNNVMARTRLVVPNKGYSSLDQSPDEKPLVALDTDSDDDFDMSRYSSSGYSSAEQINQDLNIQLLKDGYRLDEIPDDEDLDLIPPKSVNPTCMCCQATSSTTCQIQ, encoded by the exons ATGATGGAAGAAATAGACAGATTTCAAGTGCCGAGCGCCGTGCAGGAGGCGGAGATGCAGGCGGAGATGCAGCCGCTG GACCCGGCCTCTTCCACAGCCTCCGAGGCCGACTCGGACACCAGGGAGGTGGAACCTGTCACCATCAACTACAAGCCCTCACCTCTGCAGAGGAAAATAG agaaacagagagagctgGCTAGGAAGGGATCATTGAAGAACAGCAACGCTGTCGGTAGTCCAGTCAACCAGCAGCCCAAGAAGAACAACAACGTCATGGCCCGAACACG gTTGGTGGTGCCAAACAAAGGCTATTCTTCGTTAgaccagagcccggatgagaaGCCCTTGGTGGCCCTTGACACagacag TGATGACGATTTCGACATGTCTAGATACTCGTCGTCGGGGTACTCATCTGCTGAG CAAATCAATCAGGATCTGAACATACAGCTGCTGAAAGACGGTTACCGCCTGGATGAGATCCCGGACGACGAGGACCTGGATCTGATCCCGCCCAAATCGGTCAACCCCACCTGCATGTGCTGCCAGGcaacctcctccaccacctgtcAAATACAGTAA
- the klf9 gene encoding Krueppel-like factor 9, whose protein sequence is MSEVDVSAERDLSRPPGRAEDTLKENQENRTLMMVAMILLDLNKCNPHAASPAESICLAGSDAGALEKKVERAAGCRSNAGDSRGSAAPKRSRSKKAAPRGEFPEKRHCCPFAGCGKMYGKSSHLKAHLRVHTGERPFECTWQACGKKFSRSDELTRHYRTHTGEKRFNCPMCEKCFIRSDHLTKHARRHAGFHPSMLQGASGAKRCRCSVSLSSSDSGDQSPVGV, encoded by the exons ATGTCAGAGGTGGACGTCTCTGCAGAGCGCGACCTCAGCCGACCACCGGGGCGCGCAGAGGACACGCTGAAAGAGAACCAGGAGAACCGGACTTTAATGATGGTGGCGATGATTTTATTGGACTTGAACAAGTGCAACCCTCACGCCGCGAGCCCCGCGGAAAGCATATGCCTGGCGGGCAGCGACGCGGGGGCGCTGGAGAAGAAGGTGGAGCGGGCGGCGGGGTGCCGGTCCAACGCCGGGGACAGCCGCGGCTCGGCGGCGCCCAAACGGTCCCGGAGCAAGAAGGCGGCGCCGAGAGGGGAGTTTCCCGAGAAGAGACACTGCTGTCCTTTCGCCGGCTGCGGGAAGATGTACGGCAAGTCGTCCCACCTCAAAGCCCACCTGAGGGTCCACACCG GCGAGCGCCCCTTCGAGTGTACCTGGCAAGCCTGCGGCAAGAAGTTCTCCAGATCAGACGAGCTCACGCGCCACTACCGCACGCACACCGGCGAGAAGCGCTTCAACTGTCCGATGTGTGAAAAGTGCTTCATCAGGAGCGACCACCTGACCAAACATGCCCGGCGACACGCAGGCTTCCATCCCAGCATGCTGCAGGGCGCCAGCGGGGCCAAACGATGCCgctgctccgtgtccctgtCCTCATCTGACTCTGGAGACCAAAGTCCCGTCGGGGTGTGA